The Treponema medium genome has a window encoding:
- the ftsZ gene encoding cell division protein FtsZ, whose protein sequence is MDYQVMQQNELLPVNPTVIKVIGAGGGGSNAVNRMLECNIQYVDFIVANTDVQALNYSKAPMKLAIGSKLTGGLGAGGKPEVGEKAAMEDTEIIANAVRGAHMVFITAGMGGGTGTGSAPVIAKIARDQGALTVGVVTKPFAFEGRAKMRTAEAGIEKLRQNVDTLVVIPNQHLLNMVDSKQTIKDAFVMADDVLRRAVQGIADIITKNGLVNIDFADVRSTMAGQGDALMGVGTGSGENRAVDAATNAINNPLLEDSHIEGATRILVNIYAAEMPSTVEINDIMEIVTANAHPDVDTIHGITVDETDEAMKDKITVTVIATGFPTDEDPIQSIIQKPGQPAGTAAQPEPLHTSFLQNDFISASEWAKLQTPQQPSLPGLGPRNAGIPAAPPPQQPAMTETPRQPIRVQLPGANTDLDVPAYIRNKR, encoded by the coding sequence ATGGATTACCAAGTGATGCAGCAAAACGAACTGTTACCGGTTAATCCCACCGTTATTAAAGTAATCGGCGCGGGCGGAGGCGGTTCGAATGCAGTTAATAGGATGTTGGAGTGCAACATACAGTACGTTGATTTTATCGTTGCAAACACCGATGTGCAGGCACTTAATTATTCAAAGGCGCCGATGAAATTAGCGATCGGTTCAAAGTTGACCGGAGGGCTCGGCGCGGGAGGAAAGCCTGAAGTCGGCGAAAAAGCTGCTATGGAAGACACCGAAATTATTGCGAATGCCGTCCGCGGTGCGCACATGGTCTTTATCACCGCCGGTATGGGTGGCGGCACCGGTACCGGTTCCGCGCCGGTTATCGCAAAGATAGCCCGCGATCAGGGAGCCTTAACGGTCGGTGTCGTTACAAAGCCTTTCGCTTTTGAAGGACGCGCAAAGATGCGTACTGCCGAAGCGGGAATTGAAAAACTTCGCCAAAACGTCGACACGCTGGTCGTCATCCCCAATCAGCATTTGTTAAACATGGTAGATAGCAAACAGACGATAAAGGATGCTTTTGTTATGGCAGACGATGTGCTGCGCCGTGCAGTACAGGGTATTGCGGATATTATTACAAAAAATGGCTTGGTCAATATCGATTTTGCAGATGTCCGTTCCACGATGGCAGGTCAGGGCGATGCGTTAATGGGTGTCGGTACCGGATCGGGAGAAAACCGCGCGGTTGACGCGGCAACGAATGCTATCAACAATCCGCTTTTGGAAGATTCCCACATCGAAGGTGCAACGCGGATACTGGTTAATATCTATGCAGCGGAGATGCCTTCTACCGTGGAAATCAATGATATTATGGAAATTGTTACGGCAAACGCCCATCCCGATGTAGATACCATCCACGGCATTACCGTTGATGAAACCGATGAAGCTATGAAGGATAAGATTACTGTAACGGTCATTGCGACGGGCTTCCCTACCGACGAGGATCCGATTCAGAGTATAATACAGAAGCCGGGGCAGCCGGCGGGGACAGCAGCTCAGCCTGAACCGCTTCATACGTCGTTTTTACAAAATGATTTTATTTCGGCAAGCGAATGGGCAAAGCTGCAAACACCGCAACAGCCGAGCCTACCCGGTCTCGGCCCGCGAAATGCAGGAATACCGGCTGCTCCGCCGCCTCAACAACCGGCAATGACCGAAACCCCGCGACAGCCTATCCGTGTACAGCTCCCCGGCGCCAATACCGATTTGGATGTGCCGGCGTATATACGCAACAAAAGGTAA
- the ftsA gene encoding cell division protein FtsA yields the protein MSDIIVGLDIGTSAIRAVVAEKLETGVLQIIGVGTGISEGLRKGTVVNIEKTVQGIHEAVEAAEMMSGVEITHCITGIGGTHIEGINSRGIVAVTDKGKGNREIDQQDIDRVIEAARAVVIPMDRRVMHVIPQSYIVDDQRGIVDPHNVIGVRIEAEVHIITGSVTCIKNIVDCVKRANLQVDAPMYHGLAAVESVMTQEEQDLGSVLIDIGGGTTDIVVMSGGAPILTTVLPVGGGHATNDLAIVKGLSTETAEKVKITDGCCWQPLLEDNKSVLISAPGGRAPIQIEKADICDILQARMAEIFTMVKDKIAPVTASNRFAGNVILCGGGSLMPGATELASEIFDTPAVRLGIPGTFGGLTGEYRSPEFAAVLGLILSQYKQRAASGEETKKIEAEPGKIVGKLKDFWKNLF from the coding sequence ATGAGTGATATCATAGTCGGATTGGATATAGGTACCAGCGCAATCAGAGCTGTTGTCGCTGAAAAACTGGAAACAGGCGTTCTGCAAATTATCGGCGTGGGTACCGGCATTTCTGAAGGCTTACGGAAAGGAACCGTCGTTAATATCGAAAAGACCGTACAGGGAATCCATGAAGCGGTGGAAGCCGCAGAGATGATGTCCGGCGTAGAGATTACCCACTGCATCACGGGAATCGGCGGCACCCACATTGAAGGGATTAATTCCCGCGGTATTGTCGCCGTTACCGATAAAGGTAAAGGAAACCGTGAAATAGACCAGCAGGACATCGACCGCGTTATAGAAGCTGCAAGAGCAGTCGTTATCCCGATGGATAGGCGCGTCATGCATGTTATCCCTCAATCATATATCGTTGACGACCAACGCGGTATTGTGGATCCACATAATGTTATCGGTGTCCGCATCGAAGCGGAAGTACATATTATTACCGGATCGGTTACCTGCATCAAAAATATCGTCGATTGCGTGAAGCGTGCCAATTTACAAGTTGATGCGCCGATGTATCACGGTTTGGCTGCCGTAGAATCCGTTATGACACAGGAAGAACAGGATCTCGGTTCGGTACTCATCGATATCGGGGGCGGCACTACTGATATTGTGGTGATGTCCGGCGGAGCGCCGATACTTACGACCGTGCTGCCCGTAGGCGGAGGTCATGCGACAAACGATTTGGCAATCGTCAAAGGGCTTTCGACTGAAACCGCCGAGAAGGTCAAGATAACCGACGGATGCTGTTGGCAGCCGCTTTTGGAAGATAATAAATCCGTACTGATTTCCGCGCCGGGCGGACGGGCGCCCATACAGATTGAAAAAGCGGATATATGCGATATTCTGCAAGCTCGAATGGCAGAAATTTTTACGATGGTAAAGGATAAAATAGCTCCTGTAACCGCTTCAAACCGGTTTGCAGGCAATGTGATTCTCTGCGGCGGCGGTTCGCTTATGCCGGGCGCTACGGAACTTGCCTCCGAAATCTTCGATACGCCGGCTGTCCGGTTAGGTATTCCGGGAACTTTCGGCGGTTTAACCGGAGAATACCGCAGTCCAGAATTTGCCGCCGTACTCGGACTGATTTTATCGCAGTACAAACAGCGGGCAGCTTCCGGTGAAGAAACAAAAAAAATAGAAGCAGAACCGGGTAAAATTGTCGGCAAACTCAAAGACTTTTGGAAAAATCTATTCTAA